TTCTTCCTGCTTCAAAGGAAACTTTTTCAGGCTGAAATGGAGAAAGACCTTTTGCAATTTCATCAGCATTTACAAATTCTTTACAATCGAGAATTTCAGGCAAAATAGTAAAAGATGCTGTTGTTTTTCCAGCACCATTACAACCAGCAATTATGTAAAGATTTTTTTCTTTCATAATTACAAAGTTAGGATTTAATTTCTTGTTTTATAAAATTTTCTTTTGATGACGAAATTTCAAATCGGATTACAGCTAACGGAAAAAGTATTGGCGAAGTGAGGGAATTCGAAGGACTGAAAGTTCAAGAATTCAGAAACGTAGCAAATGCTTTTTCAGATTGTCTAATTTAGGTAAAAAAACAATATGAAAAGCAGTTGCGAATTTTTTTGACGAAATTTCAATTTATGACTAAACCCCGCATTTTGCAAAACCTATGTTAGCAGAAGGACTTTTATTTTATTTGTTTTATAATCCAATTCATTGTATCATTTGAATCCATTATACTCCAAGAATGTGGATGTTTCGTTCCGTTTAACCTTTTTCCTTTATTAAATGTCGATATAATTTCTGCATTTTTGTTTCCATTAAGTTGTAGCAGATTAATCATTGCAGAAATGTTTGTACAATTCAAATCATATAAATCTCGGTGTCTATTTTCTAACTGCCATTCAATTCCTGGTTCTGTATAAATTCTTATTGGAATGTCAATTAAGTATTTTGCGTTTCCACCATCTTCTTTTCTATATGTAAACATAGAGTATTTTTCATATTCGTTTGGAAAATCAGTAGGACTTCCACCAAAAGTTGTATTGAAATCATTAATTACCCAATTTGCTTCACTGACTCCAATCTCTGAAAAATTTCGTTTAATTTCTCGTTGTGCTCTCTCATACATTTGCTCATAATCAAGAGGAACATCAATTGCAAAAATTGCTTTTGGAATAAATGATGTATTTTTATCTCGAACAGCTCTTTCAGCAAAGGTAATGGAAAGCATTCCGCCTCCAGAAAAACCACCCAAAACAATTCTATTATTTGAAATATTATATTCTTTCATTAATTGATTTGCAATTATATTTGTAGAATTTATTTCTTCAAACATTTTTGTAGAATCATTTGAAAAATGGGGTAGAATGACTAAAAAATTATTTTTACTAGCTAATTTAGGCAATTCAATTTGTTTTAAAATATCTTCTGGGGTTTCTCCACCACCGTGAAATAAAAATAAAATTGCATTAGGTTTACCTTTAGGAATTATTTTTAGATAATAATCTTCAGGATTTTCTAATTTTATTTTTTCTGTTTTTTGTGCGAAAATATTTAATGAAAATGTAAAAATAATCAGAAATAAAATTTGGTGTTTCATTTATAGAGTACTGTTTGGTAAGTCTTTCTGCTAACTGAAAAAGGCTTTGCGAAGTGCGGGCTTAATTTGAACGAAAGTTCAAGTTCAGACCAATCGTAGCCAATATTTTTTCAATGGAACTAAGTTAAACAAAAATGTGGAATTGGAAAATATTGGTGGCTAAATATTACAAAAAGTTCAATTTCGCCTTAAATCCCGCATTTTGCCAATACAATGTTATTAAAAGTATTAAATCGTATGTCGCTTTTTGCACTCAAATACATAATTATCAATAAGTTATAAAATAAGAAAGAACAGAATAACGCAGAAAAAAGCAACGAAAAGTTAGGCTTGTTGTACCAAATGTTGTAGCTTTGTATCAGGTTGCACCGCTTTGAAATAACTGATTTATAAAGGGTTTCATCGTTTTGCACTCGATTGTTTTTTTTAGTACAACAAATATAATACTTTTTCTTATGGCTTCAATAAAATTAGTACTTCGGACAAATCAGGAAGATAAAACAGGTCATAGCCCTTTATATATAAGGGTTATAAAGGATAGGAAAGCCAAATTTGTAGCCACAGGCGTAAAACTGAAAAGCAACGAATGGGACGATGATAAGCAGAAGATAAAGAAGAACCACACCAACAGTGCGAGAATGAATGCCTTTATTTCTCAAAAGGTAGCAGATGCAGAGGGAACAGTTGCAGACCACGAACGCAAACGTAAATCCGTATCAGCCCGAAAACTAAAAGAAGCAATAAAAGGTAAGGATATGGCAAACTTCTTTGAATATGCTTACAACCGTTGCGAACGTATCAAAGGAACGGTATCGGTTGCCACTTACAGGAACTACAAACAGTATGTAGCCAAGTTTGAAAAATTTATCGGGTATAGAGAAATATACTTTGATGATATTACCGTTACGATGCTGAAAGATTACATCAATCATATGTCCAATAACTTGAAGAACGGAGCAACTACAGTACACTATTCTTTATTGATTTTATCCGTAATGTTTCGTGATGCCCAAAGGGAAGATATTATAGGCGAACATATTTACCCATTCTCAAAAGTTCGTGTGAAACGTGATAAAGGAAAGCGTTTATTTCTGAACAAAGAGCAGGTAGAAAAGCTACGCAATTTTAAAATCGAGTACACAGGCAAGGACGAAGTATTTAGAGATATGTTCATTTTTTCGGTGTATGCAGGTGGCTTGCGTTTTAGTGATGTAGTGAGCTTGAAATGGGAAAATTATAACGAGAAAGAACAACGCATTACAAAGACCATTCGCAAAACAGGAAGAACGCACAACTTTAAAATCGGGCAGATTGCGATTGACATTTTAAATAAATACAAAACCGAAATATCATTGCCAAGCGATTTCGTTTTTCCGATATTGGAAGACGTAGAAAGGTTTGATACTGATACCGATTATCAGGCATATATCATCAATGCAAAAAATATCCTATGCGGTCAGAAGTTACGTAGGTTGGGCAAGGATATGGAATTACCGTTTACTTTATCGTTCCATTTAAGCCGTCATACTTTTGCTACCAATGCTCTAAATAATGGTATGCGGATAGAATATGTTTCAAAGCTGTTAGACCATTCAGATATTGGTATTACACAGATTTACGCCAAAGTAATCAGTGAGGAATTAGACAAGGCAGTTGAGCAATACATCAATTAAAATGCTACCGAGATACTTATTTTTAACTTCGTAGTATAGTATTTTTAATACTGACAACTTGTTCCCCTACATTGGTTTCCGATTATCAAACACAACTACCCGATAAAAAGCTGTTACAACAGAAACTACACGAGTTGTTTGAAAACAGCCCAACGGAAGAATAATCTCATTTTTCATCCTTCTTAATTGCTTTGTTTATCAATGCGTTGCATTAAATTTCACAAATTTGCTGTAAAAATACTATCTCCATTAAAAAACTATCTCTATCTTTGTTAGCGAATGCTAACTAACATAATTTTGTTAGCAAACAAATAATATGGAAAAGTTCACAGACAGGCAAATAGAAATAATGGAAGCTGCAACGGCTCGGATTGATGCTTACGGTATTCAAAACCTGACTATCAAAACGCTGGCTGCCGATATTGGTTTATCCGAACCGGCTTTATACCGTCATTTTAAAAGCAAGAATGATATTTTACTTGGTTTGCTCAACTATTTCATAACAGGAATGAAAAACCGCCTCAATAATATTCCAGTAAACCCTGACGCAACAGCAGGAGATGAATTGAGAGCTATTTTTAAATCGCAACTGCAAACCTTTACAGATAAGCCTGCGATTGTTAGTGTCATTTTTGCGGAAAGTATTTTTCATTATGATGAGGGATTAAGTTATAAAGTTTCCGAAATAATGGAATTAATGCACCAATATGTCAATGCAAACATTGAAAAAGGACAAAAGGCAAGGCAGTACGGCAAGCTCATCAATGCTTCCACGCTTACCACTATTATACTTGGAGGAATGAGAATGACGGTTTTGAAATGGAAATTGTCAGGGCATAAATCCAACCTGATGAAAGACGGGAAAGCAGTTTTAGAGGGAATTTTAAAAATGATTGAAAAAAAATAATTGAGATATGAAAAAAGTAATTGTATTTGGAATGAGTCTTATGCTTTTGTGGGGATGTAATAATTCCACTGAAAAATCAACCACACATCAGGAAACAGAAAACCACGCAGAACATCGCCACGATGAGAGTTCCGAAGCTATTGAACTCAACAATGGCGAAAAATGGTTGGTGAACGAAGAAATGAAACCCTTTGTATTGAAAGGCGAAGAACTGGTAAATGCTTATATCCAAAATAATCAGACCGATTATAAAGCATTAGCTAAACAATTAAAAGAGCAAAACAACCAGCTCATAAAAAGTTGTACAATGGGCGGAAAAAGCCACGATGAATTACACAAATGGTTGCACCCACACCTTGAAATAGTAAAGGCGATAGAAAATGAAACAGATGCAAAAAAAGCAAATGAAACCGTTTTGCACCTGCAACATTCGTATCAGCACTATCATAAGTATTTTAACTAAATTTTCTAAGTAATGAAATCCCAACAAAAATTCACAATATTTCATCGGGTACTGCATTGGATAATGGCTTTTGCAATGCCTGTTTTATTCATTACAGGGTTTCTTCGTATGTATTGGATGAATAAAAACAATATTGTTGCTGTTATTGAAAGTAAAACATCGGCAATACCTAAAGAACAAATGACGGACATTGCCAAAGCGATAAGAGAACCAATGTGGCAATGGCACGAAGTTTTTGCTCACATAATGATTTTTGCCTTTTTAGCACGGATTATTTATATGCTTGTAAAAGGTATTCGTTTTCCAAATCCCTTTAAAAGCAATCAACCGCTTAAAGAACGGTTACAGGGTTTTACTTATGTGTACTTTTATCTTTTTGTTTTTATTTCGGCTGTTACAGGTATCTGTATAGAAAAAGGATTTTTACCACAATGGAAAGAAGATATTGAAACCGTACACAAATGGGGAATTTACTGGTTTCCTATTTTTATTCTTTTGCATTTGGCAGGAATTATAATCGCAGAATTTTCTAATAAAAAAGGAATTACCTCAAAAATGATAGGAGGAGATTAAATAATTTAAAATAATAAAAAACAAAAAAATTTGCTCAATCATGTTAGTGAACACTCACAAACTACTTATTATTCCGTTGATATTTATCGGGTGGAATACTGTTCAGGCACAAGAAGTCTGGACACTGAGACAATGTATTGATACGGCACAGGTCTATAACAAAACCCTGCAAATCAACAGAAACCATATCCGCATCAGCGAACAAAGGGAAAAAGAAGCAAAAGCCAATCTCATTCCGAAAGTTACAGCCAATGCCGATTACAAATATTTTATGGAATTGCCTACACAGCTAATGCCGATGAATGCACTCAATCCGCAAGCACCCGAAGGGCAATTCAGAGATTTGCAATTTGGTGTTCCGCACAACATCAATGCAAATGTGCAGTTGGCAATGCCGTTGTATAATCCGCAGGTTTATGGAGCGATTGAGAATACAAGAATTGCCAATGCACTGACACAGCTTCAATTTCAAAAATCGGAAGAACAGGTTTTATACGACATCACTACGCTGTATTATAACGCTCAAATATTGAAACATCAATTGGATTTTTTGGAAAGCAATCTGATAAATACCCAAAAGCTCTTAAAGAATATGGAACTTTTGAAAGAACAGTTATTGGCAAAGGGAACAGATGTGAGTAAAGTGAAATTGCAAGCCGAGCAGTTAAATA
This genomic stretch from Chryseobacterium sp. POL2 harbors:
- a CDS encoding site-specific integrase, whose protein sequence is MASIKLVLRTNQEDKTGHSPLYIRVIKDRKAKFVATGVKLKSNEWDDDKQKIKKNHTNSARMNAFISQKVADAEGTVADHERKRKSVSARKLKEAIKGKDMANFFEYAYNRCERIKGTVSVATYRNYKQYVAKFEKFIGYREIYFDDITVTMLKDYINHMSNNLKNGATTVHYSLLILSVMFRDAQREDIIGEHIYPFSKVRVKRDKGKRLFLNKEQVEKLRNFKIEYTGKDEVFRDMFIFSVYAGGLRFSDVVSLKWENYNEKEQRITKTIRKTGRTHNFKIGQIAIDILNKYKTEISLPSDFVFPILEDVERFDTDTDYQAYIINAKNILCGQKLRRLGKDMELPFTLSFHLSRHTFATNALNNGMRIEYVSKLLDHSDIGITQIYAKVISEELDKAVEQYIN
- a CDS encoding TetR/AcrR family transcriptional regulator, which codes for MEKFTDRQIEIMEAATARIDAYGIQNLTIKTLAADIGLSEPALYRHFKSKNDILLGLLNYFITGMKNRLNNIPVNPDATAGDELRAIFKSQLQTFTDKPAIVSVIFAESIFHYDEGLSYKVSEIMELMHQYVNANIEKGQKARQYGKLINASTLTTIILGGMRMTVLKWKLSGHKSNLMKDGKAVLEGILKMIEKK
- a CDS encoding cytochrome b/b6 domain-containing protein, encoding MKSQQKFTIFHRVLHWIMAFAMPVLFITGFLRMYWMNKNNIVAVIESKTSAIPKEQMTDIAKAIREPMWQWHEVFAHIMIFAFLARIIYMLVKGIRFPNPFKSNQPLKERLQGFTYVYFYLFVFISAVTGICIEKGFLPQWKEDIETVHKWGIYWFPIFILLHLAGIIIAEFSNKKGITSKMIGGD